From the genome of Candidatus Chlamydia corallus, one region includes:
- a CDS encoding UTP--glucose-1-phosphate uridylyltransferase, with translation MTESVYSLSAMHVNSLADKLKAINQEHLLDIWPSLSLKQQQRLFHQLASVDIDFFHKQQQLISSPTAILKDFHPITSFASSGEDPERAHTGTSLLKEKKVACVVLAGGQGSRLKCDGPKGLFPVSPIKKKPLFQLVAEKVCAASKLAGQPLPLAFMTSPLNNRQTRSYFESNDYFHLDPNQVDFFCQPLWPLLTLSGDLFLEDMDTLALGPNGNGCIATLLYTSGVWEKWKNAGIEMISVIPIDNPLALPFDVELCGFHAMSNNEVSIKAALRQTAVEDVGILVKSHNSGKTSVIEYSEIPQNERFALNEDGKLKYCLANIGLYCLSMDFIRHAAYQQLPLYKVHKHAKQLGLTSLSEKNAWKFEEFIFDLFCYSERCQTLVYPRQECFAPLKNLEGNHSPDTVRQALSDRERQLFHKVTGKKLSPNTTFELEADFYYPSTSTSLHWENKAFFEEPFFEAS, from the coding sequence ATGACTGAATCGGTATACTCGCTCTCTGCTATGCATGTAAATTCTTTAGCAGATAAGCTTAAAGCCATAAATCAAGAACATCTATTAGATATCTGGCCATCTCTTTCTCTAAAACAACAGCAAAGGCTTTTCCACCAGCTTGCCTCCGTAGACATTGATTTCTTTCATAAGCAACAGCAACTGATCTCCTCACCTACAGCTATCCTTAAAGATTTTCATCCTATAACCTCATTTGCTTCTTCAGGAGAAGATCCAGAAAGAGCCCACACAGGCACCTCTCTACTTAAAGAGAAAAAAGTTGCCTGTGTAGTCCTTGCAGGAGGACAGGGCTCAAGATTGAAATGTGATGGCCCTAAAGGCTTATTTCCTGTTTCTCCTATTAAAAAAAAGCCATTGTTTCAGTTAGTAGCAGAAAAGGTATGTGCGGCAAGTAAACTTGCAGGTCAGCCTCTTCCTCTAGCATTTATGACCTCCCCTCTAAATAATCGACAAACACGCTCTTATTTTGAATCTAATGACTACTTCCACCTTGATCCGAATCAGGTGGATTTTTTCTGCCAACCTCTCTGGCCCCTCCTAACCTTATCAGGAGACCTATTCCTTGAAGATATGGATACTCTAGCCCTCGGCCCTAATGGCAATGGTTGTATAGCTACGCTTCTCTATACTTCAGGAGTATGGGAAAAATGGAAAAATGCTGGCATAGAAATGATCAGTGTTATCCCCATTGACAATCCTTTGGCTCTTCCTTTTGATGTGGAGCTTTGTGGATTCCATGCTATGTCCAACAACGAGGTCTCGATAAAAGCAGCTCTACGTCAAACTGCAGTTGAGGATGTAGGTATTCTCGTAAAATCTCATAATTCTGGGAAAACCTCTGTTATCGAATATTCTGAAATTCCCCAAAACGAGAGATTCGCTCTTAATGAAGACGGTAAATTAAAATACTGTCTTGCAAATATTGGTCTGTACTGTCTCTCTATGGACTTCATCCGACATGCTGCCTACCAACAGCTTCCCCTTTATAAAGTACATAAGCATGCGAAGCAACTAGGCCTCACCTCTCTAAGTGAAAAAAATGCTTGGAAATTTGAAGAGTTTATTTTTGATCTATTTTGTTATAGCGAGCGTTGCCAAACTCTTGTCTATCCTAGGCAAGAATGCTTTGCTCCCCTAAAAAATCTGGAAGGGAACCACAGCCCAGATACGGTAAGACAGGCCCTCTCTGATAGAGAACGCCAGCTCTTTCACAAAGTCACAGGCAAAAAGCTCTCTCCTAACACAACATTTGAATTAGAAGCCGATTTTTATTATCCTTCAACATCTACCTCCCTACATTGGGAAAACAAAGCATTTTTCGAGGAACCATTTTTTGAGGCCTCATGA
- a CDS encoding NAD(P)H-dependent glycerol-3-phosphate dehydrogenase: protein MKRHIGYLGMGIWGFCLASLLANKGYQVVAWSRNPDLIKQLQTERRHPLAPDVVISPNLSFTTDMEKAIHNAFMIVEGVTSAGIRPVAEQLKQITNLSVPFVITSKGIEQNTGLLLSEIMLEVLGDSATPYLGYLSGPSIAKEVLQGYPCSVVVSAYDSQTLKQIHEAFSISTFRVYPNTDIKGAALGGALKNVIAISCGIAEGLSFGNNAKAGLVTRGLHEMRKLAAIMDCRPETLNGLAGLGDLCVTCFSESSRNLQFGKLLAQGLTFEQAKAKIGMVVEGAYTALSAYQVAKHHKIDMPITTGIYRVLYEHLDLKEGIALLLQRNTKEEFL, encoded by the coding sequence ATGAAAAGACACATCGGCTATTTAGGCATGGGAATCTGGGGGTTTTGTTTAGCCTCCCTACTTGCAAATAAGGGATATCAAGTTGTTGCATGGTCCCGCAATCCCGACCTTATCAAGCAATTACAAACAGAACGACGTCATCCTTTAGCTCCTGATGTTGTCATTTCTCCGAATCTTTCTTTCACTACAGATATGGAAAAAGCAATTCACAATGCTTTCATGATTGTAGAAGGGGTCACCTCTGCGGGCATCCGTCCTGTAGCAGAACAACTCAAGCAAATCACGAACCTATCTGTCCCCTTTGTAATCACATCCAAAGGAATCGAGCAAAATACAGGACTATTACTCAGTGAAATCATGCTCGAAGTTCTTGGAGATTCCGCAACTCCCTATTTAGGGTATCTTAGTGGTCCTTCCATTGCTAAAGAAGTCCTACAAGGCTATCCCTGTTCCGTGGTAGTCAGCGCTTATGATTCGCAAACTCTCAAGCAAATACACGAAGCTTTTTCAATCTCAACCTTCCGTGTGTACCCTAATACCGATATCAAAGGTGCGGCTCTTGGAGGAGCTTTGAAAAATGTCATTGCGATTTCCTGTGGAATCGCGGAAGGGCTATCCTTCGGGAATAATGCAAAAGCAGGCCTTGTTACCCGGGGATTGCATGAAATGCGTAAACTAGCTGCTATCATGGATTGCAGGCCAGAAACTCTCAATGGCCTTGCAGGCCTTGGTGATCTTTGTGTGACCTGCTTCTCAGAATCGAGTAGAAATTTACAATTCGGGAAACTCCTTGCTCAAGGTCTTACTTTTGAACAGGCAAAAGCAAAAATTGGTATGGTAGTAGAAGGAGCCTATACAGCACTTTCTGCCTACCAAGTGGCCAAGCATCATAAAATCGATATGCCCATCACTACAGGGATCTACCGTGTTCTCTATGAACATCTTGATCTCAAAGAAGGCATTGCTCTCCTTTTACAGAGAAATACTAAAGAAGAATTCCTATAA
- a CDS encoding CT620/CT621 family type III secretion system effector, with product MNPRIEKRNCPQLTVVSPSFEGPRSPSAAVTVGYVDVTALSRHLRLLKDVIKEARNLDLGRTFLTSMKQGFVNTGTELAIMQATLADQSSRETRKKEEKIFHQHLGKALPQASTSTSGVPSAVDPISDKMPLQSAFAYVLLDKYIPSQEEALYALGKELNLSGYAQNLFSPLLEIIKSFNSAPIHYNLGSYISQTSETANFAYGYEMILTRYNNEVTQCRIDMVNTAKAKAALGNMSTSVKANASLTDAQKTQIQDIISGYNKSLDLINTQLTDVMANLAAITFVPGLDKYDPSYRIVGGDISIIALQDREKVLVDGKINVANATTEGGLISFFTTVLTDVQNYGDLAQTQQLMLDLELKAMQQQWSLVSASLKLLNGMYSTVISGFRS from the coding sequence ATGAATCCGAGAATAGAAAAAAGAAACTGCCCTCAGCTTACGGTAGTATCTCCTTCATTTGAAGGACCTCGCAGTCCTTCTGCAGCTGTAACAGTAGGTTACGTAGATGTAACTGCACTTTCCCGTCATCTTAGATTATTAAAAGATGTGATTAAAGAAGCCCGAAATTTAGATTTAGGGAGAACGTTCCTCACATCTATGAAGCAGGGCTTTGTAAATACAGGTACAGAACTAGCAATTATGCAAGCAACCCTTGCAGATCAGAGTAGTCGTGAGACTCGCAAAAAGGAAGAGAAGATCTTCCACCAGCACTTGGGCAAGGCATTGCCTCAGGCGTCAACATCAACTTCGGGAGTTCCATCCGCTGTCGATCCTATTTCTGATAAAATGCCCTTACAATCTGCATTTGCCTACGTCCTTCTTGATAAGTATATTCCTTCCCAAGAGGAGGCTCTTTATGCTCTTGGAAAGGAGCTAAACTTGTCAGGATATGCGCAAAATTTATTTAGTCCTCTTTTAGAAATCATCAAGAGTTTTAACTCTGCTCCTATCCACTATAACTTGGGATCTTATATTTCTCAAACTAGTGAAACTGCGAACTTCGCTTATGGTTATGAGATGATCCTAACGCGATATAATAATGAGGTTACTCAATGTCGAATAGACATGGTAAATACAGCAAAAGCAAAAGCTGCTTTAGGTAACATGTCTACGTCTGTTAAAGCAAATGCGAGTCTTACTGATGCACAGAAAACACAAATTCAGGATATAATTAGCGGCTATAATAAATCTTTAGATCTAATAAACACACAATTAACCGATGTGATGGCAAATTTGGCAGCAATTACCTTTGTTCCAGGTTTAGATAAGTATGATCCTTCGTATCGTATTGTTGGTGGGGATATATCCATCATAGCATTGCAGGATAGAGAGAAGGTGCTTGTAGATGGTAAGATTAATGTCGCGAATGCAACTACTGAAGGAGGGTTAATTAGTTTCTTTACTACAGTCCTTACTGATGTACAGAACTATGGAGACTTAGCTCAGACGCAACAGCTTATGTTGGACTTGGAGCTTAAGGCGATGCAACAACAATGGAGCTTAGTATCTGCATCTTTGAAATTATTGAATGGAATGTACTCCACAGTAATTTCTGGATTTAGAAGCTAA